A genomic region of Rhodothermales bacterium contains the following coding sequences:
- the lysM gene encoding peptidoglycan-binding protein LysM: MGIFDFLKNIGIGVDDGKEAETIKQTLATAFGASITGLNVAFDDGTVTLSGQTDSIATKEKAVLMAGNVKSVDKVNDMLTVKVPPPVVKEPKFYTVKKGDSLSKIAKEVYGDFKKWEALFAANKEVIKNPDLIYPGQQIRIPEL, from the coding sequence ATGGGCATTTTCGATTTTCTCAAAAACATCGGCATCGGCGTCGACGACGGCAAAGAAGCCGAAACGATCAAGCAGACCCTCGCCACCGCCTTCGGCGCCAGCATCACCGGCCTGAATGTCGCATTCGACGACGGTACGGTTACCCTGAGCGGTCAGACAGACTCGATCGCCACCAAAGAAAAGGCTGTCTTGATGGCCGGCAACGTGAAGTCCGTTGATAAAGTCAACGACATGCTCACGGTCAAAGTACCGCCGCCCGTCGTCAAGGAGCCGAAGTTCTACACAGTGAAGAAAGGCGATTCCCTCTCGAAGATCGCGAAAGAGGTCTATGGGGACTTCAAGAAGTGGGAGGCGCTCTTCGCGGCCAACAAGGAGGTCATCAAGAACCCGGACCTCATCTACCCCGGCCAGCAGATCCGCATCCCGGAGCTGTAG